In one window of Bemisia tabaci chromosome 4, PGI_BMITA_v3 DNA:
- the LOC109037989 gene encoding mitochondrial glycine transporter isoform X2, with protein MAYSMISTPVHHRVEVSPVLKAFLAGSLSGTCSAILFQPLELVKTRLQADTDLRASSPKTKASISSMIQMVSQIVRNENLFTLWRGLSPSIVRCVPGVGLYFSSMHYMVTKYADGHPSPVEAMLIGVSARTLSAAVLIPLTVIKTRFESGEYEYKGLKHGLRMIYQKEGIRGLSCGLLPTIVRDAPFSGLYLMFYSQIKSHINSNCKNEVNQIPVPFISGVFAGILASLITQPADVLKTKMQLYPEKFHNVLDVMLYVQKTYGLKGFMKGLVPRMLRRTLMASMAWTVYEHITVSIGLK; from the exons TCCCCTGTTTTGAAAGCCTTTCTGGCAGGATCTCTATCGGGGACATGCTCAGCCATTTTGTTCCAACCTTTGGAGCTGGTGAAGACACGTCTCCAGGCCGACACTGACTTAAGAGCATCAAG TCCAAAAACCAAAGCTAGTATTTCAAGTATGATCCAAATGGTCAGTCAAATAGTGCGAAATGAGAATCTGTTCACATTGTGGAGAGGCCTGTCGCCG TCAATCGTCCGCTGTGTTCCAGGCGTCGGGCTTTACTTCTCTTCAATGCACTATATGGTGACAAAGTATGCAGATGGACATCCTTCTCCTGTGGAAGCAATGTTGATTGGTGTATCTGCCCGAACGCTCAGTGCAGCTGTCCTGATACCATTGACTGTCATTAAAACTAGGTTTGAG aGTGGAGAGTATGAGTACAAGGGGTTAAAACATGGTTTAAGAATGATTTACCAAAAAGAAGGTATCAGAGGACTTAGTTGCGGACTATTGCCAACTATTGTTAGGGATGCTCCGTTCTCCGGTCTCTATTTGATGTTTTACTCTCAGATCAAATCACACATCAACTCTA attgTAAGAATGAAGTAAACCAGATTCCAGTACCTTTTATTTCGGGTGTGTTTGCCGGAATCCTAGCATCGTTAATCACCCAGCCTGCTGATGTTCTGAAAACCAAAATGCAACTTTATCCTGAAAAGTTTCATAATGTCTTGGATGTTATGCTCTATGTTCAGAAG ACTTATGGTTTGAAAGGATTCATGAAAGGCCTTGTACCTAGAATGCTCCGAAGGACATTAATGGCATCAATGGCATGGACTGTGTATGAGCAC ATTACAGTTTCCATTGGTCTAAAGTGA
- the LOC109037989 gene encoding mitochondrial glycine transporter A isoform X1 codes for MAENDVFHIASPTSSSLSPIYDYVTESPVLKAFLAGSLSGTCSAILFQPLELVKTRLQADTDLRASSPKTKASISSMIQMVSQIVRNENLFTLWRGLSPSIVRCVPGVGLYFSSMHYMVTKYADGHPSPVEAMLIGVSARTLSAAVLIPLTVIKTRFESGEYEYKGLKHGLRMIYQKEGIRGLSCGLLPTIVRDAPFSGLYLMFYSQIKSHINSNCKNEVNQIPVPFISGVFAGILASLITQPADVLKTKMQLYPEKFHNVLDVMLYVQKTYGLKGFMKGLVPRMLRRTLMASMAWTVYEHITVSIGLK; via the exons ATGGCTGAGAATGATGTTTTTCATATCGCCTCACCTACCTCATCGTCTCTAAGTCCAATTTATGACTACGTCACAGAA TCCCCTGTTTTGAAAGCCTTTCTGGCAGGATCTCTATCGGGGACATGCTCAGCCATTTTGTTCCAACCTTTGGAGCTGGTGAAGACACGTCTCCAGGCCGACACTGACTTAAGAGCATCAAG TCCAAAAACCAAAGCTAGTATTTCAAGTATGATCCAAATGGTCAGTCAAATAGTGCGAAATGAGAATCTGTTCACATTGTGGAGAGGCCTGTCGCCG TCAATCGTCCGCTGTGTTCCAGGCGTCGGGCTTTACTTCTCTTCAATGCACTATATGGTGACAAAGTATGCAGATGGACATCCTTCTCCTGTGGAAGCAATGTTGATTGGTGTATCTGCCCGAACGCTCAGTGCAGCTGTCCTGATACCATTGACTGTCATTAAAACTAGGTTTGAG aGTGGAGAGTATGAGTACAAGGGGTTAAAACATGGTTTAAGAATGATTTACCAAAAAGAAGGTATCAGAGGACTTAGTTGCGGACTATTGCCAACTATTGTTAGGGATGCTCCGTTCTCCGGTCTCTATTTGATGTTTTACTCTCAGATCAAATCACACATCAACTCTA attgTAAGAATGAAGTAAACCAGATTCCAGTACCTTTTATTTCGGGTGTGTTTGCCGGAATCCTAGCATCGTTAATCACCCAGCCTGCTGATGTTCTGAAAACCAAAATGCAACTTTATCCTGAAAAGTTTCATAATGTCTTGGATGTTATGCTCTATGTTCAGAAG ACTTATGGTTTGAAAGGATTCATGAAAGGCCTTGTACCTAGAATGCTCCGAAGGACATTAATGGCATCAATGGCATGGACTGTGTATGAGCAC ATTACAGTTTCCATTGGTCTAAAGTGA
- the LOC109037989 gene encoding mitochondrial glycine transporter isoform X3: protein MKSPVLKAFLAGSLSGTCSAILFQPLELVKTRLQADTDLRASSPKTKASISSMIQMVSQIVRNENLFTLWRGLSPSIVRCVPGVGLYFSSMHYMVTKYADGHPSPVEAMLIGVSARTLSAAVLIPLTVIKTRFESGEYEYKGLKHGLRMIYQKEGIRGLSCGLLPTIVRDAPFSGLYLMFYSQIKSHINSNCKNEVNQIPVPFISGVFAGILASLITQPADVLKTKMQLYPEKFHNVLDVMLYVQKTYGLKGFMKGLVPRMLRRTLMASMAWTVYEHITVSIGLK from the exons ATGAAG TCCCCTGTTTTGAAAGCCTTTCTGGCAGGATCTCTATCGGGGACATGCTCAGCCATTTTGTTCCAACCTTTGGAGCTGGTGAAGACACGTCTCCAGGCCGACACTGACTTAAGAGCATCAAG TCCAAAAACCAAAGCTAGTATTTCAAGTATGATCCAAATGGTCAGTCAAATAGTGCGAAATGAGAATCTGTTCACATTGTGGAGAGGCCTGTCGCCG TCAATCGTCCGCTGTGTTCCAGGCGTCGGGCTTTACTTCTCTTCAATGCACTATATGGTGACAAAGTATGCAGATGGACATCCTTCTCCTGTGGAAGCAATGTTGATTGGTGTATCTGCCCGAACGCTCAGTGCAGCTGTCCTGATACCATTGACTGTCATTAAAACTAGGTTTGAG aGTGGAGAGTATGAGTACAAGGGGTTAAAACATGGTTTAAGAATGATTTACCAAAAAGAAGGTATCAGAGGACTTAGTTGCGGACTATTGCCAACTATTGTTAGGGATGCTCCGTTCTCCGGTCTCTATTTGATGTTTTACTCTCAGATCAAATCACACATCAACTCTA attgTAAGAATGAAGTAAACCAGATTCCAGTACCTTTTATTTCGGGTGTGTTTGCCGGAATCCTAGCATCGTTAATCACCCAGCCTGCTGATGTTCTGAAAACCAAAATGCAACTTTATCCTGAAAAGTTTCATAATGTCTTGGATGTTATGCTCTATGTTCAGAAG ACTTATGGTTTGAAAGGATTCATGAAAGGCCTTGTACCTAGAATGCTCCGAAGGACATTAATGGCATCAATGGCATGGACTGTGTATGAGCAC ATTACAGTTTCCATTGGTCTAAAGTGA